The Amblyomma americanum isolate KBUSLIRL-KWMA chromosome 2, ASM5285725v1, whole genome shotgun sequence genome contains the following window.
AAGCTGCGAGAATAACCTCTATGCTTACTGATTTCTTCCCACAAAGATTGATTGTTTTttggttcaggtgtcggccgatatgtgtgacaggtactgcgccatttcctttccctaaaaaccactCTTCAATTTTTATGGGGGAGGGGTGGAAAGGAGATGGCtcagtatgtctcacatctcggcggacacgttAACCACGCCATAATGGAAGGGACAAACGAgatactgagagaagaaaggaagaaaggtgccatagtggagggctccggaataatttcgaccacctggggatctaacgtgcactgacatcgcacagcacacgggcgttttagcgttttgcctccataaaaacgcagccgccgcggtcgggttcgaacccgggaactccggatcagtagccgagcgccctaagcactgagccatcgcggcgggttttgaaaattgaaaattggtttttggtgaaaggaagtggtgcagtatctaacaatcggtggacacctgaaccgcgtcgtaagggaagggataaaggagggactaagagaagacaGGAGGATAGAGGTGCTGTAGGATGGAAACATTTattagataaaaaaaaatcttccagggtggtcccctactgatccaggagtccacgggctggcgcttcacataaagcccgttTCACCAGCCATTTctagccggcgggctgagcggtccgtaacgCAGCcacccaggaagaatgagtgggattggggatggtgggtactgcctgtggggaagaacattcccaaaggtaatggaaaagtgtggatctgggcacgccacaggtgttacaatgaggaggaaaggtggggtgaaaacATGAGAggcggtagggtgaaataaagccgccagtctgtaattgtcgccatgtggcgctggataagggcgacaaggtactgtggggtggcgttaatgtcatgcggctgagttagtagaatgtggtgatttggtgatatgtataaaggaccgatggggcctcttgcgcagggttgggtgcctgatcgtccggggtccgggaagagacttctcgggccagcgcatgaacgcgctcattaccggggatcgaggcatgcccagggatccacgaagGAGTAATCGTTCGGTCGAGACAGGTGGCTGTGGCatgaatacggtgtgtggccggcgtcgccacgccctttaggtagtggcggtatgcggcctgggaatctgtgcaaatttcggctATGTTTTTGTCAGTGGTGGAGTGTGCCAGCGCAAGTGCTATGGCGCCTCCTACCGCTTCTGCAggcgaattagttcggatagtggcggcggccgccactgtgccgtcttcataggcagcgactgccatgaaaaatcctactttagaattttctgccgcgTAGACAAaagatatcggagcggttgctgtatttttggtgtaatagctcgctcgagcctgccgcctaccctgatggaggctagcgctcatatttcgctgtaggggcttctgatatatgtgatcctgcgtgcgcagagaaatcatgtaaggtgtaggacttgttgggttgggaatgggtggattgagacggagctgtcgcagtaggcgttgtcctgtttccgtgcgactcaggcggactaattggttggtgcgttgagcctctctTAATTCGATCACGGTGTTGTGGCTACCAGTGGAtaggagacgtttcgtgctaagcgtccgtggaagacgtagggcggaggtgacagccgtgcatATTAGGATGCCTGCCTGTTGTGTTTTGCGCTgggtgagtatgtggtatgggaggtggtatgtaatgcggcttatgattaatgcatttgtcatattgaggatGTCGCGTTCAGACAACCCATGATTGAGTGCTTTCACCCacctgattagtgcagccacctgtttgttctgtctttgcaagagctgaagggtggtggttgcatcgagtgtgttaatgagaaggccgagaatcttcacctgagacacaatgggcactggattcccgtacatgtgcagttcaatgtggggggaggggggggggggggggttcacttGGGAGGGGAgtggtttcagctgcaagagttctgatttatttggagagcaatgGAGGCCTCTGTTTGCTAAATgtgtggtggtgatgtctatgacagattgcaggatatcctgggctgttccaatgtatcctcccgttgtccagagtgttatatcatctgcgtatatggcttcgtggagccctgggatagcagcaaggggcTTTGCCAGGGGCGCTaaggcaatgttaaaaagtaaagatGATAGGACCGGACCTagtggggttccccggttaggcagggggaaaggctgggaggcggcATCCCGAAGGTAGAGTTCTGCCATGCGTCCCTGAAGGAaagcccgaacatattgccatatgcgggtgccgcagCCCATGTGGCTAATGTCAGGATATGGTCAaggcttattgtgtcgaaagccttataaATATTCATTATTCGGACAACAAGGTCTCGGGTgcaggggcaaaaggcagatgtGATCTGCCTGACGGGGCCCAAGCAACCGTCGCACAGCTCAGAATAGGCAGCAAAAAGAACAAGAACTTCATGTACTAATTACATAGAGAACGCACTATAAACAAAGTAAACAATGAAAAAGTGCATACTTTTGCAATGACAAAATTATACACTGAATAGTTCCAAGGTATGAATAAAGTCAGAAATGCAAGATAATTTACACAGTCAACGTAGCGTCAGAAACAATGGATATTTCTGTGACCAACCCATTAATCGCTAGAACAAGAAAGCAGGTAATATGAAGCATTCTTTTTAAAAGATTTCTCGAACCCATATTTCTGAATAATTGTCATGGCCTGTGTATGCTTATTAAAAGTACTGGGAATTAAATAGGAAAGCATTTGGGTACGTTCCTTCGCACAAGTGGCATTCGGTAGTTGTGTCAACTTATGAGGattttggttggtttatgggggtttaacgtcccaaagcgactcaggctatgagggacgctgtagtgaagggctccagaaatttagaccacctaggattcttttaacgcgcactgacatcgcacagcgcacgggcctctagaattttgcctccatcgaaattcgactgccgcggccgggatcgaaaccgtgtctttcgggctggcagccgagcgctatgaccactcagccaccgcggcggcaattaTAAAGAGCATTACTACTTAAGTGTAATTTAAGATATTTAGACGGCTACGGTTTGTATTCTTTAAAGATATGACAAAGCAATTTCAACTCAAATAATTGATCCACCTTTAGAACGGAGTGCTCTAAAAAGTACAATTAAACCTGTGTGATCGTTATAGGCAAGATTGTCGACATGTATGGCTTTTTTCTGCAACGTTATCAACCTCATGAGGTTAGGTTTTGTTGTACACCCCCAAATCAGTAAACAATATGGATATTTGGGGCCAGTATGGCTCGTGTAGCAGCTGTACGGCGCTCAGTGTAAAATAGAGACGAAGAGCGAGAGGTACGTCTTGCGccgacggaagccaaattgaacgttagAAAGCCCGTTGTTTCTAGGAACAGTTGCAGGCGACTGAGGATAACATGCTCGCAGAcattgccgacacagctcgttaaggagatggggcgaaAATTTTGAAGGGCGAGGGGTTTGCCGGGTtttagttgccgtagtggaggggtgcgggtttctcctccatcgaaacgcggccgcctcgtcagataatccaggatatacaaagcggaagctgtcggcgttcattgtggtcattggcgttggcgttgacaacgttccagacgGCGATCATTTAGGAAAAGAAgggggcataactggctccctgggtcagtggacgcctcattcgcgctttgatgtACTTACGTGGCGGGGGTGAGagaaagagatgtgggctgcatgcattagcgctgacgacATTGTGGCTCACACgcgacactgcagcaataggccgcagagtTTATTTGGTGACCaacttctcgcgatcaaccataagctgccacctgccagggtggaaGGGTGGGTGCGCCGCCTACCCAGTGTGGGGAACGCTATCATCGAAGCAGGTTTCTGCTATTGAACAGCCAGGCCAGCCCGCACCAGACAACCGCCTGCTGGAGCTGCGCGCTCAGAGAGACCAGGCAGAGCGCAGGGCGCGACGGACCGACAGGGCCGCCGattggactgtctacaaccgcctggacgcgaAGGCGCGCCGCCACTCCAACAAACTATACCGGCAGCAGTGGGCTTCACTCTGCAACAGGATGGAGCAGGACGCTAGCTCGCGGAGGCTTttcgacaccctgcggcgcatctcCGAACCGCAGGCAAACCCTCAGCCGCTCGCTGCCCTGGCAATAGcgagcgggctcagctttgaagaactcgctgagcggtttgccgatcggttcgcgccgcaaaGCCCCGCGGGCGCAGCCAGCATGGTTGCATcggagagccccagaagcggtgCCACGCCCACCCCCGTCACATCGGAAGGTCCCTGTGACGCgcctttcaccgcggcggaactgaataacgcgctgcagcgctgccgccgccgatcggcgcccggaccggacggggtgacctaccagatgcttcggaacctggatgcggagcaacgacaggTCCTCCTGCAGCaggtcaacctggtgtgggaacgcggggaactACCAGAGGAGTGGCGCACTGCGGTCGTCAGCCCTATCCTGAAGCCCGGTCGCCCACcgacggagctgagcggataccgaccagtggcattaacatcggcagcgggtaagctcatggagcgcatggcgttgcagcgtttgaacgagcgagtcgcggaggctgatttgtttgacgagcggcagactggTTTTCGCGCGATGCGGTGCACGGCCGATTCGATTTCGGATGTTGTCACGGCGCTGGAGCACGCTAGAGCGGCGCGGCAcgtagcgctgctgctgctactggacgtctccagCGCCTTTGACAACGTCCTCCGTGCACCAATTCTCGCGATACTGGAGGGGGcaggtgtgagcgggcgcctgttgcaATATGTTCGCGGTTTCCTGaccgggcgcaccatgcgcgtacgagtagggggcaagctctccgagcctcgtccggtggaacagggcgtgccgcagggctctgttttgtcgccttttcttttcaatgtggccatgtcggtggtgccggcctgcctccccgcgggcggccgacaccatgtgtacatgtccatatatgcggacgacattgccctgtggtgccgtgggccaccgggcgaggcgctccgcgtgcgtgGGTGCCTTCAGGAGGCGCTGACGGCAATTGACGCCCGCTTGCGCGGCCtgggtctgtcgctgagcgcgagcAAATCGGtcgccatggcttgcgtttcgcgctcgcgcgcccgcccagcgccactgtcactggacgggactccgattccttggcgatAGTCGGTGCGGTACCTGggcttggacatcgactggcgcctctccttccgccccgcggcgaccaaggcctgtttgcagctgaagaggaccaccgccgccgtgcacaggctcaccgctcgaggccagggcatcagcCAGCACGCTGCGCTGCGACTCTACAACGCCGCAGCGCtgggggcggcactctacgcgctgccactcgtcacggtgcgcaaaccgtgctggCGAAAGTTGGAGACGCAAcatcgcaagtccctgcgcgtgtgcctcggcctgcccaAGAACTCTCAGAGCGCCGcaacgctggccgaggcaggagcttgGCCGCTCCAGCTCCAAGCAACGCGCAGGGCACTGCATCACATCGATCGCctgcaccgcgcaccggacggcgcctCGCTTCTGCAGCGTCTGCGCTCGCATCCCCACTcaagaatgggcgcggcgctgcaggAGTACGAGCGCCTAACtgatgccgcccccccccccccccccccccctacggaccctgcccgccctggccagctgcctcggagatacagcgagacatcgtcggcatcgcggggaaagcggagcacacccctctgcgctgtgcagcagctgaccagagccgtcatacacgaggaactcCGGGACTACCTCCTCGTGTATACAGACGGCTCAGTGGTCAGAGACAGctgctccctcgcagcggcggccaccatccccgccctgcggctgcacagccagacgCACGCAGCATTCCTGGGCTCGTCCACCACCGCAGAACTGCTCGGACTGCAGCTCGGGGTGGACCTGTTGCTCACAATCTCCcccccgccacccaggagtgctctgctgtgtgactcccgctccGCCCgcacccgcctgcagtgcaacggccgtggcACACCACTCGTGCGAGCCATCTGCTCCGGCATCGCGCGGCTCGCGCAACAAGGATGCGTTGTGCGGGCCCAGTGGGTGCCAGGCCACTGCGGCATTGCGGGCAACGAAGAGGCCGACagtctcgcgaccgccgcacaccagctgcCAGCCAGTGACCACCCCCTCtcgctggaggatgtgcgtgcggtgATCCAGGAAGatctccgacagcagcacccggacccgcgcatcgccggaggtgagcgcatacccagcctcaacggctgccgtgccctttcgcggcagcaacgcgcaatgatcctccgcgcgcgcgttggttgcgtgtggcccggggtacgacgggtgcgacacggaatcgcgacgagtgatgtgtgtgatggatgcggtgcagtggagacaatggagcacctactcctacgctgcaccgcgttcgctgacgctcgtcgcgatatgctcgcggcctacagagcgctgggcatcttcccggactcgctcgagacgctcctgtggccgcaaggcagtgcgcgcacccgcgagcgaaccttggtgagcctgtgtgtatttctcgaacaggcgggcttgacgtcccgcctgttctgcgccaggtagtacagtgctgtgactgaacgcttcgcgtgtgctacctcggacgctctaacagctgggcgccccacaccagctgttgtgtgcaaagtgcggcgcgcgtgtgaccattgactgccgagtttcccgtcatcagcacacgcgcgccgcgaagacaactgactttttgactgtttgtgtaaataatgtatatagtatatttattttgcatttatagtgttcacttttaatgtttttatgcagtgtatatctattttatgtagtgtactatttacctccccccatgtctttcttctgtcccctcacctcttttatttcatttctcccacctgcctgctatcctttctttccgctgccccagctcaggtgccgccgcacgtgatggcagatgccggggctagcaaaaatcttttaccttccttttatgttattttaaataaaccaccaccaccactactactactactactactactactactactactactactactactactactacttgaaCAGCAACGCCACCTACATGAAAGCGAAATTgagaattattctggagccctccactacggcacctcttcttccttccttctttcactccctcctttatcccttcccttacggcgcggttcaggtgtccaacgatatatgagacagatactgcgccatttcctttccccaaaaaccaatttaaaaaaaaggcgtccactgacccacggagccagttgtgTGTCATTCCATTCGTGAAACTAAACAGCCTCTGcaactttgtcaacgccaatgaacctaGTGAAACCTGGCGGCTCactgtttggtttatgagggaaggaaatggcgcagtaactgtctcacatatatcggtggacacccgtaccgcgccgtaaggaaagaaaaaggagagagagggaatgcagaaaggaagaaagaggaaactgaaaattggatTTTCAGGAAAGGAGCGGCGCAGCTgcgggacacctgtggctcggtgaaactagtggcgcatgcgtgGTAGTGACTAAGgacgcttacccgaaatgcgccgctgactagcctagtgtagctttcgctacaaaatgctTTCGTccggaattgttgggtatgactaTTCCGAAGGCCtctactacgacacctctttctcttcttttactcccaccttcattccttccttcgggcgcgttcgggtgtccaacgagatctgagacaattactgcgtgattttcctttcctcaaaaaccaattaactgcgcaatgtcagtgcacgttaaagatccccacgcaGTTGAAATTGTTCctgaaccctccactacgacacctctttctcttctttcacttccgccttcctcccttcctcacggtgcggttgcggaattactgcgccatttcctttcctcagaaatcaattaactgtgcaatgtcagtgcacgttaaagatccccacgcagtcgaaattgttcctgagccctccactccgacacctctttctcttctttcacttgcGCCTTTTTCTCTTCCTCACGGTGCGGTTGcggaattactgcgccatttcctttcctcagaaatcaATTAACTGTGCaatttcggtgcacgttaaagatccccacgcaGTTGAAATTCTTCCTGAGCCCTCCATTACGAGACCTCTTTCTCCACTTTCGCTTCCGCTTTCCTCCCTCCCTTAAGGTACGGTTCcggaattactgcgccatttgctttcctcaaaaataaattaactgtgcgatgtcagtgcacgttaaagatccccacgcgAAACTACTCCGGAGCagtccactacggcgcctctttttttctttcacacctaccttcctctcttccttagTGCGCGGTTAGCGTATCCAACGAGGTGtgaaagttactgcgccatttcctttaaaaaaaaatggaggacgcttaagcttcgcctatAATagcggaacgcgacagcgtgttgcagcactgccagggagcccacggaacgccatcgcccgtttggcgcgacaccttgcccgtcagacaaatcgctctgctacgtacgtgCAACGGACGCGCAgtgcggcaaaccacgtagaagcgctgccaggcaccTTGCCGAAACGTGCGAAACttaagttgcagtcgtagttcgtcgacacatcgttctcgacaaacccgatgccacgaacgccagcatagcttccgcgccgaacgattGGGCGGCAAGCTGCAAGCTTCggggtgaacgcgctttggacgtgcgctgcgttgttcgccgctcaccgcgtggttcctgcgtgcccgcacggccccactgcgcccgtaCGAGAGATaggtcagacgcgtcacttcctttccttaaaacaaattttcattttccttcccttgcggcgcggtccgggttgtccaccgaaatatgtgacaggtcGAACCcgacccgcggcggctgcgtttttatgaaggaaaaacgct
Protein-coding sequences here:
- the LOC144119470 gene encoding uncharacterized protein LOC144119470 codes for the protein MEQDASSRRLFDTLRRISEPQANPQPLAALSVRYLGLDIDWRLSFRPAATKACLQLKRTTAAVHRLTARGQGISQHAALRLYNAAALGAALYALPLVTVRKPCWRKLETQHRKSLRVCLGLPKNSQSAATLAEAGAWPLQLQATRRALHHIDRLHRAPDGASLLQRLRSHPHSRMGAALQEYERLTDAAPPLCAVQQLTRAVIHEELRDYLLVYTDGSVVRDSCSLAAAATIPALRLHSQTHAAFLGSSTTAELLGLQLGVDLLLTISPPPPRSALLCDSRSARTRLQCNGRGTPLVRAICSGIARLAQQGCVVRAQWVPGHCGIAGNEEADSLATAAHQLPASDHPLSLEDVRAVIQEDLRQQHPDPRIAGGERIPSLNGCRALSRQQRAMILRARVGCVWPGVRRVRHGIATSDVCDGCGAVETMEHLLLRCTAFADARRDMLAAYRALGIFPDSLETLLWPQGSARTRERTLVSLCVFLEQAGLTSRLFCAR